Proteins encoded within one genomic window of Sphingomonas sp. G-3-2-10:
- a CDS encoding F0F1 ATP synthase subunit delta, whose translation MENSGGIQASLSGRYATALFELARDSNTLPKVEASLATVSAALAESADFKALTTSPLISRSASANAVAAVAKSLKLESTVANFLGVLAGNRRLNQLPAIIRSFRALAAAHRGEATAEVVSAHPLSAAQVTELKQQLRARLGRDVSVDLSVDPSLLGGLVVKIGSQMIDSSIKTRLNSLAHAMKG comes from the coding sequence GTGGAGAATTCCGGCGGTATCCAGGCCAGCCTAAGCGGACGCTACGCTACCGCTCTGTTCGAGCTGGCGCGCGATTCGAATACGCTGCCCAAGGTCGAGGCGAGCCTCGCCACGGTCAGTGCGGCGCTTGCCGAATCGGCTGACTTCAAGGCGCTGACCACCAGCCCGCTGATCTCGCGCAGCGCTTCGGCGAACGCGGTGGCGGCAGTGGCAAAGTCGCTGAAGCTCGAATCGACCGTTGCGAACTTCCTCGGCGTGCTCGCCGGCAATCGCCGGCTGAACCAGCTTCCCGCGATCATCCGCTCGTTCCGCGCGCTCGCCGCCGCCCATCGCGGCGAAGCGACCGCCGAAGTCGTCTCGGCGCATCCGTTGAGCGCCGCGCAGGTGACCGAATTGAAGCAGCAGCTTCGCGCGCGGCTTGGCCGCGACGTTTCCGTCGACCTGTCGGTCGACCCCTCGCTGCTGGGCGGCCTGGTCGTGAAGATCGGCTCCCAGATGATCGATTCGTCGATCAAGACCCGTTTGAATTCTCTCGCTCACGCGATGAAAGGCTGA